A DNA window from Aquarana catesbeiana isolate 2022-GZ linkage group LG01, ASM4218655v1, whole genome shotgun sequence contains the following coding sequences:
- the CABP1 gene encoding calcium-binding protein 1 isoform X2 produces the protein MPRWLLPSLSLFPRESSSSSLGGMGNCVKPPLRNLSQKMHQEEGSCLRSAQSGEEGAQGPLMLLAQNCAVMHNLLGPACIFLRKGFAENRQPDRELRPEEIEELREAFKEFDKDKDGYISCKDLGDCMRTMGYMPTEMELIELSQQINMNLGGHVDFDDFVELMGPKLLAETADMIGVKELRDAFKEFDTNGDGEISTTELREAMKKLLGQQVGHRDIEDIIRDVDLNGDGQVDFEEFVRMMSR, from the exons ATGCCTCGCTGGCTGCTGCCCTCTCTATCTCTCTTCCCTCGGGAAAGCTCATCCTCTAGTCTGGGTGGTATGGGAAATTGTGTCAAGCCTCCGCTTCGAAACCTCTCACAGAAG ATGCACCAGGAGGAGGGAAGCTGTCTCAGATCGGCGCAGTCTGGGGAAGAGGGTGCTCAGGGGCCTCTAATGCTTTTGGCTCAAAACTGCGCAGTGATGCACAACCTGCTGGGCCCGGCCTGTATATTTCTCCGAAAAGGATTCGCTGAGAATCGTCAGCCT GACAGAGAGCTGCGTCCAGAGGAAATAGAAG AGCTCAGAGAAGCCTTCAAAGAGTTTGACAAAGACAAAGATGGATATATCAGCTGTAAGGACCTAGGGGATTGCATGAGGACCATGGGATACATGCCAACCGAGATGGAGTTAATAGAACTGTCTCAGCAAATCAATATGAACC TTGGAGGACATGTTGACTTTGATGACTTTGTAGAGTTAATGGGTCCTAAACTTCTAGCAGAGACAGCTGATATGATTGGAGTAAAGGAACTTCGAGATGCCTTCAAAGAG TTTGATACCAATGGGGATGGAGAGATCAGTACAACTGAACTACGGGAGGCAATGAAAAAGCTTCTGGGACAACAAGTTGGTCACAGAGACATTGAGGATATCATACGTGATGTTGATTTAAATGGGGATGGACAAGTGGATTTTGAAG aGTTTGTTCGTATGATGTCTCGCTGA
- the CABP1 gene encoding calcium-binding protein 1 isoform X4 translates to MPRWLLPSLSLFPRESSSSSLGGMGNCVKPPLRNLSQKDRELRPEEIEELREAFKEFDKDKDGYISCKDLGDCMRTMGYMPTEMELIELSQQINMNLGGHVDFDDFVELMGPKLLAETADMIGVKELRDAFKEFDTNGDGEISTTELREAMKKLLGQQVGHRDIEDIIRDVDLNGDGQVDFEEFVRMMSR, encoded by the exons ATGCCTCGCTGGCTGCTGCCCTCTCTATCTCTCTTCCCTCGGGAAAGCTCATCCTCTAGTCTGGGTGGTATGGGAAATTGTGTCAAGCCTCCGCTTCGAAACCTCTCACAGAAG GACAGAGAGCTGCGTCCAGAGGAAATAGAAG AGCTCAGAGAAGCCTTCAAAGAGTTTGACAAAGACAAAGATGGATATATCAGCTGTAAGGACCTAGGGGATTGCATGAGGACCATGGGATACATGCCAACCGAGATGGAGTTAATAGAACTGTCTCAGCAAATCAATATGAACC TTGGAGGACATGTTGACTTTGATGACTTTGTAGAGTTAATGGGTCCTAAACTTCTAGCAGAGACAGCTGATATGATTGGAGTAAAGGAACTTCGAGATGCCTTCAAAGAG TTTGATACCAATGGGGATGGAGAGATCAGTACAACTGAACTACGGGAGGCAATGAAAAAGCTTCTGGGACAACAAGTTGGTCACAGAGACATTGAGGATATCATACGTGATGTTGATTTAAATGGGGATGGACAAGTGGATTTTGAAG aGTTTGTTCGTATGATGTCTCGCTGA
- the CABP1 gene encoding calcium-binding protein 1 isoform X3 has product MHQEEGSCLRSAQSGEEGAQGPLMLLAQNCAVMHNLLGPACIFLRKGFAENRQPDRELRPEEIEELREAFKEFDKDKDGYISCKDLGDCMRTMGYMPTEMELIELSQQINMNLGGHVDFDDFVELMGPKLLAETADMIGVKELRDAFKEFDTNGDGEISTTELREAMKKLLGQQVGHRDIEDIIRDVDLNGDGQVDFEEFVRMMSR; this is encoded by the exons ATGCACCAGGAGGAGGGAAGCTGTCTCAGATCGGCGCAGTCTGGGGAAGAGGGTGCTCAGGGGCCTCTAATGCTTTTGGCTCAAAACTGCGCAGTGATGCACAACCTGCTGGGCCCGGCCTGTATATTTCTCCGAAAAGGATTCGCTGAGAATCGTCAGCCT GACAGAGAGCTGCGTCCAGAGGAAATAGAAG AGCTCAGAGAAGCCTTCAAAGAGTTTGACAAAGACAAAGATGGATATATCAGCTGTAAGGACCTAGGGGATTGCATGAGGACCATGGGATACATGCCAACCGAGATGGAGTTAATAGAACTGTCTCAGCAAATCAATATGAACC TTGGAGGACATGTTGACTTTGATGACTTTGTAGAGTTAATGGGTCCTAAACTTCTAGCAGAGACAGCTGATATGATTGGAGTAAAGGAACTTCGAGATGCCTTCAAAGAG TTTGATACCAATGGGGATGGAGAGATCAGTACAACTGAACTACGGGAGGCAATGAAAAAGCTTCTGGGACAACAAGTTGGTCACAGAGACATTGAGGATATCATACGTGATGTTGATTTAAATGGGGATGGACAAGTGGATTTTGAAG aGTTTGTTCGTATGATGTCTCGCTGA
- the CABP1 gene encoding calcium-binding protein 1 isoform X5, protein MARERESGKCSFTNYKDRELRPEEIEELREAFKEFDKDKDGYISCKDLGDCMRTMGYMPTEMELIELSQQINMNLGGHVDFDDFVELMGPKLLAETADMIGVKELRDAFKEFDTNGDGEISTTELREAMKKLLGQQVGHRDIEDIIRDVDLNGDGQVDFEEFVRMMSR, encoded by the exons ATGGCAAGAGAAAGAGAATCTGGAAAATGTTCCTTTACCAATTACAAG GACAGAGAGCTGCGTCCAGAGGAAATAGAAG AGCTCAGAGAAGCCTTCAAAGAGTTTGACAAAGACAAAGATGGATATATCAGCTGTAAGGACCTAGGGGATTGCATGAGGACCATGGGATACATGCCAACCGAGATGGAGTTAATAGAACTGTCTCAGCAAATCAATATGAACC TTGGAGGACATGTTGACTTTGATGACTTTGTAGAGTTAATGGGTCCTAAACTTCTAGCAGAGACAGCTGATATGATTGGAGTAAAGGAACTTCGAGATGCCTTCAAAGAG TTTGATACCAATGGGGATGGAGAGATCAGTACAACTGAACTACGGGAGGCAATGAAAAAGCTTCTGGGACAACAAGTTGGTCACAGAGACATTGAGGATATCATACGTGATGTTGATTTAAATGGGGATGGACAAGTGGATTTTGAAG aGTTTGTTCGTATGATGTCTCGCTGA